In Sphingomonas sp. G-3-2-10, a single window of DNA contains:
- a CDS encoding TonB-dependent receptor, with amino-acid sequence MKRHSKFLLAGSSIAAMLMAAPAFAQDAVEAQDEAAPVQDEGGLTEIVVTATKRGQAQNVQDVPIAVTAFGSDQLDSLHASSIASVSYSVPNASLESVGTTPGYANFSVRGLGINSSIPSIDPTVGVFVDGVYLGVSAGVLFDTFDLEGIEVLRGPQGLLFGRNVTGGAVVLRTTTPSNRFRVDARAGVSTGLEYKASLSVSGPIVEDRLSAKLAVYYNHDAGWFTNDFNGQKVGKSETLIVRPALRFTPADDFEVILRYEHGRIRGDGPVATNHGLYPRDSFRVNLNYAGFLTSDWDQGIAEVNIGVGFGDGTITNIAAVRALSNDTGGDVDASPSTALHSRNNTRQWQFSNELRYAGTFGRFDVTSGLFYFDQDINYAESRLLSGGALLVSGGGRQKQSSFGIFTTVDWRITDHLTLSVGGRYSTEDKSVLVRSIGVGGCNLDQLNCSYDFTDAQSWDGFTPRVGIQFKPTEKTMLYGSFSQGFRSGGYNFRNLNPNVSPGPFDQEQQDAYEVGVKHEVGRIARINLAGFYSKIYGSQREFQAPFAPFGSFQIITNAADLSIKGLEGELLITPMRGLTIAGQFGYTEGKYEKILFDLNADGVINARDYALKLPRLAPWSYGGSITYNTAINDRISIEGRVGVNYRDAAFYNDQNTGLLNSATMVDAGLSLTSGRFKLSVYGTNLLNEATFGTEAPLPFFSGSTFAPLNKGRVYGAEIGYKF; translated from the coding sequence ATGAAGAGGCATTCGAAATTTCTGCTGGCGGGCAGCAGCATCGCCGCGATGCTGATGGCGGCTCCGGCGTTCGCGCAGGACGCGGTCGAGGCTCAGGACGAGGCAGCGCCGGTTCAGGACGAGGGCGGCCTTACCGAGATCGTGGTGACCGCCACCAAGCGTGGCCAGGCGCAGAACGTCCAGGACGTGCCGATCGCCGTCACTGCCTTCGGATCGGACCAGCTCGACAGCCTGCACGCCAGCTCGATCGCCAGCGTCAGCTACAGCGTTCCCAACGCCTCGCTCGAAAGCGTAGGCACCACGCCGGGCTATGCCAATTTCTCGGTCCGTGGCCTGGGCATCAACAGCTCGATCCCGTCGATCGACCCGACCGTCGGCGTGTTCGTCGATGGCGTCTATCTGGGCGTGAGCGCGGGCGTGCTGTTCGACACGTTCGACCTTGAGGGCATCGAAGTGCTGCGCGGGCCGCAGGGCCTGTTGTTCGGCCGCAACGTGACCGGCGGCGCTGTCGTCCTCCGTACGACCACGCCGAGCAACCGCTTCCGCGTCGATGCCCGCGCCGGCGTGTCGACCGGGCTCGAATACAAGGCCAGCCTGTCGGTGTCCGGCCCGATCGTCGAGGACCGCCTGAGCGCGAAGCTGGCGGTCTATTACAACCATGATGCCGGCTGGTTCACCAACGACTTCAACGGACAGAAGGTCGGCAAGAGCGAGACGCTGATCGTCCGCCCGGCGCTGCGCTTCACCCCGGCCGACGATTTCGAAGTGATCCTGCGTTACGAGCATGGCCGCATCCGCGGCGACGGCCCGGTCGCGACCAATCACGGCCTGTATCCGCGCGACAGCTTCCGCGTGAACCTGAACTATGCCGGCTTCCTGACGTCCGACTGGGATCAGGGCATCGCCGAAGTGAATATCGGCGTCGGTTTCGGCGACGGCACCATCACCAACATCGCGGCGGTGCGTGCGCTGTCGAACGACACCGGCGGCGACGTCGACGCTTCGCCCTCGACCGCGCTCCATTCGCGCAACAACACGCGCCAGTGGCAGTTCAGCAACGAGCTGCGCTACGCCGGTACCTTCGGCCGGTTCGACGTGACCAGCGGCCTGTTCTACTTCGATCAGGACATCAACTACGCCGAATCCCGCCTGCTTTCGGGCGGCGCACTCCTCGTGTCGGGCGGCGGACGCCAGAAGCAGAGCAGCTTCGGCATCTTCACCACGGTCGACTGGCGGATCACCGATCATCTGACCCTCAGCGTCGGCGGTCGTTACTCCACCGAGGACAAGTCGGTGCTGGTCCGTTCGATCGGCGTGGGCGGATGCAATCTCGACCAGCTGAATTGCAGCTACGACTTCACCGACGCGCAGAGCTGGGACGGTTTCACCCCGCGCGTCGGCATCCAGTTCAAGCCGACCGAGAAGACGATGCTGTACGGTTCGTTCTCGCAGGGCTTCCGCAGCGGCGGCTATAATTTCCGCAACCTCAACCCGAACGTTTCCCCGGGGCCGTTCGATCAGGAGCAGCAGGACGCCTATGAAGTCGGCGTGAAGCATGAGGTCGGCCGGATCGCCCGCATCAACCTCGCCGGTTTCTACAGCAAGATCTATGGATCGCAGCGCGAGTTCCAGGCGCCGTTCGCGCCGTTCGGCAGCTTCCAGATCATCACCAACGCCGCCGATCTGTCGATCAAGGGCCTCGAAGGCGAATTGCTGATCACGCCGATGCGCGGCCTGACCATCGCCGGCCAGTTCGGCTATACCGAAGGCAAGTATGAGAAGATCCTGTTCGATCTGAACGCGGACGGCGTGATCAACGCCCGCGACTATGCGCTGAAGCTGCCGCGCCTCGCGCCGTGGAGCTATGGCGGTTCGATCACCTACAACACCGCCATCAACGACCGCATTTCGATCGAAGGCCGGGTGGGCGTGAACTATCGCGACGCCGCCTTCTACAATGACCAGAATACCGGCCTGCTGAATTCGGCCACGATGGTCGATGCCGGACTGTCGCTGACCAGCGGCCGGTTCAAGCTGTCGGTCTATGGCACCAACCTGCTGAACGAAGCGACCTTCGGCACCGAAGCGCCGTTGCCCTTCTTCAGCGGATCGACCTTCGCGCCGCTCAACAAGGGCCGCGTGTACGGGGCCGAGATCGGATACAAATTCTAA
- a CDS encoding enoyl-CoA hydratase/isomerase family protein yields the protein MGNVRTEVVDHVALVTLDNAPVNAAALDMLQELTDVFDSFNDRDDVRVAVLTGAGKCFSAGADLKNRPDLTIPGKRWNRNRVVREVAYSIADCAKPVIAAVNGPALGAGLGLVASCDIIVASENAVFGLPEVDVGLMGGGKHAARIIPHSLARRMMLTGYRVTAAEMYRRGIIEACLPADELMPWAMDLARTIASKSPLATKLSKDSMRTIENMTLRDGYIYEQGNTAKLSTTHDAKEAVAAFVEKRAPVFLGR from the coding sequence ATGGGCAATGTGCGCACCGAAGTCGTGGATCATGTGGCGCTGGTCACGCTGGACAATGCGCCGGTCAATGCCGCCGCACTCGATATGCTGCAGGAACTGACCGACGTCTTCGACAGCTTCAACGACCGTGACGATGTGCGCGTGGCCGTGCTCACCGGCGCGGGCAAATGCTTCAGCGCCGGCGCCGATCTCAAGAACCGTCCGGACCTCACCATCCCCGGCAAGCGCTGGAACCGCAACCGCGTGGTCCGCGAAGTCGCCTATTCGATCGCCGATTGCGCCAAGCCGGTGATCGCCGCGGTCAACGGCCCGGCGCTCGGCGCGGGCCTTGGCCTCGTCGCCAGCTGCGACATCATCGTCGCATCCGAAAATGCCGTGTTCGGCCTGCCCGAGGTCGATGTCGGCCTGATGGGCGGCGGAAAGCATGCCGCGCGGATCATCCCGCATTCGCTGGCGCGCCGCATGATGCTGACCGGCTATCGCGTGACCGCCGCCGAAATGTATCGCCGCGGCATCATCGAAGCGTGTTTGCCCGCCGACGAACTGATGCCCTGGGCGATGGACCTCGCCCGCACCATCGCATCGAAGAGCCCGCTCGCGACAAAGCTGTCGAAGGACAGCATGCGCACCATCGAGAATATGACGCTGCGCGACGGCTATATCTACGAACAGGGCAACACCGCGAAGCTCTCCACCACCCATGACGCCAAGGAAGCCGTCGCGGCGTTCGTCGAGAAGCGCGCGCCCGTCTTCCTCGGCCGCTGA